In Molothrus aeneus isolate 106 chromosome 13, BPBGC_Maene_1.0, whole genome shotgun sequence, a genomic segment contains:
- the IREB2 gene encoding iron-responsive element-binding protein 2, with the protein MDPPRTGSPYQPAIEALESHPEKKFYNVSKLGGAKYDTLPYSIRVLFESSVRNCDGFLVKETDAMNILDWKTKQNHVEVPFCPARVVLQDFTGIPAMVDFAAMREAVRNAGGDPGKVNPACPTDLTVDHSLQIDFSKCAIQNAPNPGGGEQKPLARLSPLKPPLRKPPPCRGHSGCRGSCGAGEAGRSPGPFPAQIENTPILCPFHLQPVPEPETVLKNQEMEFGRNRERLQFFKWSSKVFENVSIIPPETGTAHQVNLEYLSRVVFDVKDFLHPDSVVGTDSHTTMVNGLGILGWGVGGIETEAVMLGMPLTLPLPEVVGCELTGTVSPFATSIDIVLSITKHLRQADVAGKFVEFFGSGVSQLSVADRTTIANMCPEYGAILSFFPVDNVTLKHLKHAGFDKAKLEVTEAYLKAVKLFRNDESSSREPEYSQVVQVSLSSIIPYVSGPKRSQDRVAVNNMKSDFQACLNEKSGVKGFQIAAEKQNDIVPVQYEGNEYKLSHGCVVIAAVISCTNNCNPSVMLAAGLLAKKAVEAGLVVKPYIRTSLSPGSGMVTHYLSSSGVLPYLSKLGFEVVGYGCSTCVGNTAPLPEAIRNAIKQGDLIACGVLSGTKNFEGRLCDCVRANYLASPPLVVAYAIAGTVHIDFDTEPLGTGFNGKSIYLRDIWPTRQELHTVEEERVISSMFKELKEKMEKGNKRWNLLEAPESILFPWDLKSTYIRCPSFFDKLAKEAAPPRAVENAHVLLFLGDSVTTDHISPAGSIARSSAAAKYLTSKGLTPREFNSYGARRGNDAVMTRGTFANIKLLNKFIGKPAPKTIHFPSGQTLDVFEAAELYQKEGIPVIILAGKKYGLGSSRDWAAKGPFLLGVKAVLAESYEKVHRSQLIGIGIAPLQFRPGENPSTLGLTGREQFSILFPPDLLPRMTLDIKTSTGKVFSVIALFENNMEITLYKNGGSLNFVARRFL; encoded by the exons ATGGACCCTCCCAGGACAG GAAGCCCTTACCAGCCCGCCATTGAAGCTTTGGAAAGCCACCCAGAGAAAAAGTTTTACAATGTGTCGAAGCTCGGAGGCGCCAAGTATG ATACTCTGCCTTACTCCATCCGAGTGCTGTTTGAGTCCAGTGTCCGGAACTGCGATGGCTTCTTGGTGAAAGAAACGGATGCTATGAACATCTTGGACTGGAAAACGAAACAGAACCATGTTGAAGTGCCCTTCTGTCCTGCCAGAGTTGTTCTTCAAGACTTCAC TGGAATTCCAGCAATGGTGGATTTTGCTGCCATgagggaagctgtgagaaaTGCTGGAGGAGATCCAGGGAAGGTCAATCCTGCCTGCCCAACTGATCTCACTGTTGACCATTCTCTGCAGATTGATTTCAGCAAATG TGCAATCCAGAACGCTCCCAACCCCGGCGGGGGCGAGCAGAAGCCGCTGGCCAGGCTGTCCCCGCTGAAGCCGCCGCTGCGGAAGCCGCCCCCGTGCCGGGGCCACAGCGGCTGCCGGGGCTCGTGCGGCGCGGGCGAGGCCGGCCGCAGCCCGGGGCCCTTCCCTGCGCAGATCGAGAACACGCCCATCCTCTGCCCcttccacctgcagcctgtgcctga GCCTGAGACAGTATTGAAAAATCAAGAGATGGAATTTGGCAGAAATAGAGAGAGGCTTCAATTTTTTAAG TGGAGTTCAAAAGTTTTTGAGAATGTTTCCATAATTCCACCTGAGACTGGAACAGCTCATCAAGTGAACTTGGAATATTTGTCCCGAGTGGTTTTTGATGTGAAAGATTTCCTGCATCCTGATAGCGTGGTTGGCACAGACTCGCACACAACCATGGTAAATGGCTTGGGTATCTTGGGCTGGG gcGTCGGGGGCATCGAGACGGAAGCGGTGATGCTGGGAATGCCGCTCACGCTCCCCCTGCCGGAGGTGGTGGGCTGTGAGCTCACAGGCACGGTCAGCCCCTTTGCCACATCCATAGACATCGTTCTCAGCATTACAAAG CATCTTAGACAAGCTGATGTCGCTGGAAAATTTGTTGAGTTTTTTGGGAGTGGTGTTTCCCAACTGTCCGTAGCAGACCGAACCACAATAGCAAATATGTGTCCTGAATATGGTGCTATTCTGAGTTTTTTCCCTGTTGATAATGTGACATTGAAGCACTTAAAGCATGCAG GTTTTGATAAGGCCAAGCTTGAAGTCACTGAAGCATATCTTAAAGCTGTGAAGTTATTTAGAAATGATGAGAGTTCTTCCAGAGAGCCTGAGTATTCCCAG GTAGTGCAAGTTAGTCTAAGTTCTATAATTCCATATGTCAGTGGCCCCAAGAGATCCCAAGATAGAGTGGCTGTTAATAACATGAAAAGTGACTTCCAAGCCTGCTTAAATGAAAAG TCTGGTGTTAAAGGGTTTCAGATTGCAGCTGAGAAGCAGAATGACATTGTGCCTGTTCAGTATGAAGGAAATGAATACAAGCTGTCCCACGGCTGCGTTGTCATTGCTGCAGTCATCAGCTGTACAAACAATTGCAATCCATCTGTCATGCTTGCTGCAG GACTGCTGGCCAAAAAAGCTGTTGAGGCTGGCCTCGTGGTGAAGCCCTACATCAGAACAAGTTTATCACCTGGCAGTGGCATGGTCACACATTACCTCAGTTCCAGTGGAGTATTGCCATACCTCAGCAAGCTTGG GTTTGAGGTTGTTGGTTATGGGTGTTCCACCTGTGTTGGGAACACGGCCCCTTTGCCAGAAGCCATCAGGAATGCAATAAAACAG GGAGATCTCATTGCCTGTGGGGTGTTGTCTGGCACCAAGAACTTTGAGGGCCGCTTGTGTGACTGTGTCCGTGCCAACTACCTGGCGTCCCCTCCGCTGGTCGTGGCCTACGCCATCGCGGGCACTGTGCACATAGACTTTGACACGGAGCCCTTGG GCACTGGCTTTAATGGCAAAAGTATTTACTTACGAGATATTTGGCCCACAAGACAAGAACTTCACACAGTGGAGGAAGAGCGTGTGATATCATCCATGTTTAAGGAATTGAAAGAAAAGATGGAG aAAGGAAACAAACGATGGAATTTACTGGAAGCACCAGAGTCGATTTTATTTCCCTGGGATTTAAAATCTACTTATATTAGATGTCCTTCCTTTTTTGATAAACTT gccaAAGAAGCAGCTCCCCCCCGGGCGGTTGAGAACGCGCAcgtgctgctgttcctgggggACTCTGTCACCACGGATCACATTTCCCCTGCTGGGAGCATTGccaggagcagtgctgctgccaagtACCTGACCAGCAAAGG actCACACCTCGTGAATTCAACTCTTATGGGGCTCGAAGAGGTAATGATGCTGTGATGACAAGAGGTACCTTTGCAAATATCAAGCTTCTGAATAAGTTCATAGGAAAACCAGCTCCTAAAACAATTCACTTCCCATCAGGACAAACG CTAGATGTGTttgaagcagcagagctgtaccAGAAGGAAGGCATTCCTGTCATTATTCTAGCAGGAAAGAAGTATGGACTGGGTAGCTCAAGAGACTGGGCTGCAAAAGGGCCTTTTCTACTG GGTGTTAAAGCTGTCCTAGCTGAGAGCTATGAGAAGGTTCACAGGAGTCAGCTGATTGGAATTGGCATTGCTCCACTTCAGTTTCGTCCTGGGGAAAATCCAAGTACTCTGGGACTCACTGGCAGAGAGCAATTTTCTATATTGTTCCCTCCAGACTTGTTGCCCAGAATGACGTTGGATATTAAG aCAAGCACTGGAAAAGTATTCAGCGTGATTGCCTTGTTTGAAAACAATATGGAGATAACTTTATACAAGAATGGTGGAAGTCTAAACTTTGTGGCTCGAAGATTCTTATAG